The Malus sylvestris chromosome 14, drMalSylv7.2, whole genome shotgun sequence genome segment TCAACACAGAAATAACCACCTCTTCAATGTAGCTCCACACTTTTTCCACAAATGCAATCGGAATACTCGAAATTTCATTCACTTTTCCCTGCAAGATAATGAGGAAAGCATTGTGCGGACGAAAATTCGGAAGTGAAATACCTTTGCTCTCCTCCAAGATCTTGATCTCCTCCATCAAGAAGTTGCTCTTTGCATCTATTTCAGGACATCTGTGAAGTTCATCCGAGTACTGGTTGAGCATCTCAACCAATCTAGCAGTGCAGTGCATGCGATTGTCTTCCGCGTACTCCTCAAATTCTCCTCTCAAAAGAATCTTCCTAAGAGATTCCTTAGCCAAGCCAATAATTTGGATAAAGGCTGTCATGGCCTCAACAGATGAAAGATTCTTTGGCATTTTGTTCAGCTCCATAATGCAGAAGTTCAGCctgtcattgatcttcttcactaTCTCGGATATATTTCTTGCTATGCTGTTTGCTTGAATTTGGACCAGCTTCTGTGCTAAAACTGGAATACCGACAATGGACTTGTCAATCTTCGAAAGCAGGGGATGGGTTTGAAATAGTTCATGAGCCATCGCCCCTGCCTCTTCGTAAGTTTCATCACCGATCCTGTTCCTTACACAGACATAACCAAGACCAATGTTTACATCATCTCCAGTGGCCTTTTCAAGTAGTCCTTCCGGTGCCTTGTCCACTTTCGTAACCACAGCGAGTGTCCTCTCACCAGTTTTATCTACACTTTGTGACATCCGGATTGACTCACACGTCGTAAAATCCACTGTGGCAGACAATACATTCAGAATAATACTTTCTTCCGGCTTAATATACTCCATGACCATATCTTTGATCTGATCATAAATATTTTCAGGTTGGCCATGGACCGGAACCCTTGTGATTCCCGGAAGATCAACCATAGTCAGATCCGGAACCCCATTCTTCTTCACCAACAGAGTAAGTGGCGTGTTCGAAATTCCCTTACCTTCCCCCGCAATAGAATTAGTTGCTTTCACAATATCTTTGGCGATATTGTCTTCATCAGTACGATCAACTCTGCCATTGTACTCCAAGGAAAGTTCAGGCTGAGGACTCGAGTGGTGTTCCAACCTCATAATAAGAGGCACTCTCGTGCAGATGCCTTGGCCCCGAGGGAGGCTTATGCCAGCCAAGGATTCGAGCACGCTAGACTTCCCCGATGACTGGTCTCCGACCACCACAATCGTTGGCAGCTGAATGCCTTCATCCATCACCATCAAGCTACGTAACTTGTCTACCGTATCCAGAAGAGGGCGGATCTTGTCATTGTAGGACGACACAATGGGTGCGCATTTGAGAGGTACTGCGTCTTGTCCTGCCTGAACGACAAGCCTCCTCAAGACAACCTTCCAATAGGCAAACATTCTCATTTTAAGGTTATAGGCTTGAGCTAACAGATGCGGGTACATCCTCAGAACACCGACTTCCACTTCCCTGCTGCCTTCGATATCTATGACAGAAGGTTTCTTCTCATCAgtttttttctcttgttttttgAAGAAGAATCTTCTCATCAGTTAAGACTCCATGAATGAATTCATTTTGACTAGCCATCAACTTGTTCCATTCAGAAACATAATCACCATTGCGAGGGAGCTTTCACCGTTTAAAACTAACTCGATTCCACTTGCCTTCGTCCTTCCGTTTCTGAATTATAGCAAGTCAAAACAATGGTGAAAAATGTAGAGGGAAACCGAGATTgtagagagatgagagagaattCAAAAATGGAGTAAAATGTTCTGTATTGAGTTTATGACTTAATGGAGTAAACTGTTCTATTTATAGCTACTGCTATATATCATTCTTAGCCTTTAAGCAACTTAACTGACTCTCAATCAACAATAACAACACATCTAACAAAAATGCTACTTTTATGACATAATTGTACCATCATTTGCTTACATTGATAAATAGCACTCATAAGCTGACATAGCAGCCATATCACTTAAAGTAAGAAGATTACTTGTCAGAGAAGATATCAGTCAGGAAGAAGTGAGAAAGCTGGTTTTAGTAAGTGCCTTAGGCTTAAAGGCTCCTAGTAGTAAGTATAATTGTTCAGCAAAACCTGTCGAAGTAAATGACAACCagccgtttcaaaaccgcatGCTGAGAGAGTTGTGATTTGGACTTCCAAACGTTCAGCAAACCACACCCCATGCGAGCCTTTGAACTTCTAAACCCTAATCAGTGTAAATGTAATATGGACAGTTAACTGATAACCATTTGTTTGTGCTTGATGCTCTTGGACTTCAATCAACCTTTATATATTGTTCATTCAAATAATCGATGACAAGCTAGCCAATGTAAGTTGTAACCCAACAGGGACGAGTTGTTgaagaaaattatatattttttgtacttTGGTAAGAAAACGAAGGCACCCATTAGAGAAAGGGAACTGCTAGCAGCCTTTGCACTAACTTTTGTATATGGATCTTTTCACTTTAACAAATAACATGTATCATTTTCTACGCAAAAAAAAAGCAAGAATTTTAAAGCTTTTGTCTAGGAATTAACGAtgagaaataaaaaacataCATTATTATGtcatttcattaaaatgaaaattGTCAAATGTAAAAATTAGTGCAAAAGTGTATTTCTCTTAGAGAAATTCAATCTAacaaccaaaattaaagttaacaAAAAAGGTAGAGAACTTAATTCATACTGAATCTACCTTTATCATCGTGCTCCAGAGAAATTGAAACGGATAGAGGGTTTTTGAATTTGGTAAAGCTTAAGGATTAAGGTtgctgtttgttttgtttttttttctttttctttttttgtgtggAGAAAAGTGGAAGACAGAGAGCCTTTGAAGATTCCTTTATGAGTTTTCACGTTGTGGagattttgtttcatttttaccATTGTAAGACCATAGATTATGCATGCTGACATGGTTGGACAGATGTCGAATGATGGTGTCGTTGGGGCCCCACTATAATGACCCATTCcaaaaaattatggtttttataattttaaaatgtgaaattatGAAAATGTCCTTCGACGCAAatatgttgacttttgttgaccgccTTGTCATGTCACGTAAGATCCGTTTTCTTGgcgtatcctcgtagtacttgtCACTACGAACGTGTGGACGCGAACGGAATGTAATTTAGAGTGATAACGAAGGAGTTATGAACGAACGAAGTCGAGggcaaaatggtcatttgaccataaatttggaaggctccagattttgCTAGAGAAATCAGTTGAGGCCACATGTGTGGACACGTGGCTGAGATggaaaagaaaggagagaaaaggAGGAACCGGACCAATCAGAAAAAGGGAGGTGAGAAGTGACCAATAAGAAGAAAGAGCaaggagggaaatgagggagtAGAAAAGGAGGGGAACCGACCGGGTTCCCCTTAACCTGCGTGATCGATCCGGTTTCCTTGGAGTTTCTTGACGGTTTTCCGTCCAATTTTCCTGCTTTCTTCAACCTCCCATCACCACCAAACCTCATCACAACATCCCAGCACCTAATTCCAGCCAAACCCGACAAGTTTTACCCCCGATGTTGCGAGAAAACCCACTGACGGGTCCGGGTGGTTCTTGGCTTTGAACCACCATTTGTGGAACAATTTCTTTCGATCCCCACTACTAGTACACTATACTTGAAcacaggaacaaagcccaaacaaccttgGAGGTAATGGAGCACCGGAGGTGACAGATCAAAGCACACCCTTTTTAGGAACCAGGTTCGAGGGAAATTGAGGCTTTTCCCGGCCCAATTGGGCTTAGTCACATGCGCATTAGCGGGAAGCGACGTCATCCTCGATAGTTCGAGCGGTTCTCGGGCAATAAAATcagtgagtggaccccttctaagcttatatattttcataaaatattagcctagcatgcatttcatatttcTTGATTTGAGTATGTTTTATATTATGCATTATGGATTTCTATAATTATGGTTTACgaaatatttatgatttattgaaaTTACGTTTTTACGAATGGTCATAAATTATTGGATTTGCATATATGAATTCCTATGGCTCTCGAGTATAATTTGGTTATGGAATTACGAGTATGGTTTACCATGGATTATGAGATTTTGAGCTCCGGTGATTTGATATGAGATTTTCAAGGTATGTTTTTGGTacttatctagtgggttatcatacaacACATCCACATAACACGAGTATTAGAagtctatggccataggacacagttgagaagattgatgtataTACCTATTCTTTGGCATAACCCGGGGTCGTATAgtttcaccttcgggtgatggaccaTGGTTTCTTCACTGGAGTAACCTAGTATCGTACAACTctaccttcgggtgatggacatgTATTGCTTTCGGGCGGATGAGGAGTAGATGACATTGATGATATACCCCCAGCTTTACTAGCCCAGGGCTAGTGTCGATGTGTGATGTTATATATCCTCTTCTCTGACGTAACCCAGAgttgtacagcttcaccttcgggtgatggaccaTGGTTTCTTCACTGACGTAACCCagtgtcgtacagcttcaccttcgggtgatggacatgTACTGCCTTTgggcgactatgatacccctaaaGAGTACAGTATTGATGAGATTACGGATTTGCCTTCGGGCAACGATATTATCATTTTCTGAGCATTGGTTTTACGTACATGTTTTACGAGTGTTTTACATGGCATGCCAGGGTTTTTGACACgtcccgaccctgatattccccgaataccaagATAGACGTGCTGgtcgacacccgagggtgacgaaagccattaattgatacaaaagctaagaataagaaataaataagggttatgaatttaaatacaatgagttaataatttaggaacgtgtttagagcatacaactaactagaaatctaaaagaattaatataaaatttaataaataaaaagatgtgggtcctacatcgagaggactCGAATATGCCAATGCGAAAGCATTGACgtcgggattgtatgcctcaattctaaatcctgaaagggggcgcaaaacaagggtgagtggaccaagtttatatacattCATAATACAAAAACAGTtataaacatactaaccccaaagttttaataatgaaaactactagcataataaatgataggttttctgaaactctagcatgccataaaacatctCAACATGTATAATGCGGAaaaacatcatataaatcatcgcGTGTATCGTCTTGTAGATCATCTCATAAGTGTGGTGTGCTactagtaagatcactgaaataaatataactcccggccttatgccagcaccgtggtctctacgcccgtagccagagattaccaactctcgacccaatgcctgctccgtgtccctcagctcgtagttagggattatttctcccgacctatctgccaacaccagatcctcgccccaggcggcatagtgtccactaggtacgcacaaataattacgcctctcataaataaccacttcatagtataaagtcatcaatcgtctatactataaagaggggttttgaAAACACGTTCTAgtatcctatcgtcatccatcagatagtctactaGTTCATGGTTTtaatagaaaatacgatatattaagaTATAACTCAATATAGGCCGACAATTAATTCCTTACCAAAAACACAAGACGAAAGTCAACATattcaataaacatgcttaacataaaatcaaatcataaactcgtaagacattctattcatttatgcaattgaactataaatcatgtaattttagaaggggtccactcacagtacttcgcCATCGAAAAGCCGCGCAGCTAGCAAATATGCAAAAgccacaataattgcccctaagcacaaaaatggtatatttagtcaaactctactcaaacaATTTAATTTGGGAAAACAAACATCGGAAATGGATTCAGAACgttgaaattagcctaggagatgTCCCGGACGAAACCCCAAAAAGTTAACtctaaagtcaacgttgaccgttgactggtcaaagtcaaagtcaaagtcaactcTGACTGTATACCAAGTCAACAGTCAGAGTCAATGGGTCAAAGGGTCAGATTGGGCTTAAATTTAGGTTGGGCCCTAAGgttttttaaaaacaatttaaatgaaagaaactaaaaaggaaatgggttttgggtCTAAAGGGTTTAAGGGAATGGGTTTAGGATTTTAGGTTTTTAGAGTTTAGATCTTAAAGCCcaaaggtttagggttttgcTACACGGGTCGAAGGCCCTAGTTTTCCCAAGGCCCGAAGGCCTGTTCTGAAAGGGTTTAGGATTTCAGGGGGTCTCTGGGCTCGGCCCAAACCCACACGGCCCTaaggcttgattttgaaaagGTTTTAGGGTTAAGCAAAATGGGCTTAAGGCCCGTGGCCTTTTGAGAACGGCCTAAAGGCCTGGCGCTCACCGGAGAAGAACGTCAGAGCTGTAGAGCTCCGGTTGACTACAAACGATGACCCTAGGATCGGATctaggtaccaaaatgaagcataaGTCGAGAGGAGCATGTTTATACCTTCCTTTTGCCGTAGAACGGCCGGAGACGACCGGAAAATCCCGCGACTCACACGGGTTCGCCAGAGATGGGTGAGCTCTCATTCGAGTCAATTTCATTCTAAAAACTTTAGAAAAATAATGAGATAACATTCAAAATCACATCCAAGTTTCAATCTAGAACAGATAGAGGGAGACCCGAGGTTTGCCTAActggaaaaattgaagaaatctcgtCGGAGAGCTCCGGGGTTACCTCGAGTTGTGCAGCaacatgagagagagaaaagacggggcttgatgatgatgatgattgtcTTCCTCGTGCAGGTAAGCAATTGggtgtgtatatgtgtgtgtgtgcatctCGGTGAAAGagggaaagaagagagagaagatagaAAAGCAGaaacagaaagaagaagaagaatgagtcACGAGGGAGGGGgaacagagagacagagagagaagaggtttGTTAgggtgctgccacgtggcagtttgAGGGGGTTTAGGAATCTAGATAAATGGTCTAGATTTAGTCAAGTTAGGTGAccaaaatgaaattttcaatAAAACTTTGGGAAATTATAAAGTTACATATAAATTCGGGGGTGGGGTTTAacagttttcataaaacctatatgtagtattatatatgagttttcaaaacagggggttattatgttcataaataaaatggttttcttattattattattattataaactttggtccacttACCCTTTaggttttgcgccccctcagaacttagaatcaaggcacaTCGTCCTGGCGTTAAGGCAACTCCGTGTAGAGATCTTCGAGTCTTATCAAGGTAGGACCCATTCCTTGGTTCGTACCTTTCTATCATAATTCTTTCAGTTAattcttgattagttgtatgctctgaacacgatTTTGCATTGGTGAGTCTCTTtctaattatatgttttatttatAGGCATGTTTAAAATGGTtttgtcaccctcgggtgtcggtcaGTATGTGCCCATCCTGGTATTAGAGGAATAGCGGGATTGGGGTGTGTCACCCACCGTCAAAGAAAAAGCAGTCCCTATGGGCATCCAAACAGAAAGAGAACCCACGATAGTATAAAGATTTTGTATCACACTCATCGCTTTGACATTAATCCTTTTCCCTCCTTGCCGATGTTCTTTATATTTTACTTTCTTTCTTGATAAGTTGTTTGTAAATGACATTTTCTGAGAATCTCTTGGGTGTCGTATGCATTCTAAGTCACTTGTTTGTGTCAAAACACGCATAtacattatttcttttagtcgagatttaaaattaaaagtttaCAGACACTTTTTGGTGAACTCGAATTAAGGAATTCCCATTTTATGTGTTAAGTTTTATGCGGATGAGTTAATAAAAAGCAGAGTTGGgcctttaatgaatatttttaattccTGTAAAAtgcttaataatttaaaaaataacattatttattcttgtaggcacattttaTCATTGGAGAACAAAGTGACCACCACTATAAACCCTAACCTCTTACACTACCATTGCATCATCACCACCACTGTTGCCGTCACCACCACACTACAATTgtgccaccaccaccataaccaTACGTGCCACCACTACCATTGCCATCATTACCACCacaccaccaccgccaccataGACACAATTGCCACCACTGCTACCACAACCGCCACCATCGCTGTTGTCGCAACCCTTACCACCAATGATGCCTTTACAGCCCAACCACCACACCTCTTTATTGGCATCACCACAATCACAACCCTTGCCCTTATCACCATTGTCGTCGTCACCACCAACATTGTTACgtttatttttgtcattatatacaattataAATTATCAAACGCTTTTACAATATTTTTCGTACTCACAACACTTTTAAAATACAGTTCATCAAACATTCAACTGCTTTATTTTGTAGCAgattattcttaaagcacattagaagcagttttttttttttaattttttaaaattttataaaagcGCATCAATATCAAAATGGTCATAAGATTATGAGTTTTTCAATTGAGGTAAATATTTTATGTATTTGACCAAaacgattttaaaaaatttgtaaTAAGATGACGCGAAAGAAGAACATAAATGTGACACATGATATTAAACCAAAGCAAATGATTTTCTTGGGTTTTAAcacccatatatatattttttggtgtATCATTTTCACCAAGCTCCACCTCATCATACTTAAAAGAAATgtattaggccatctccaaccgaaggagggccaaagggctatatTTAGCCCTAAACCTCTGccagaaattatattttaatgaacaatgctgtatcatattttatatcatctccaaccgaggaggccaaagggccatatgTCAAACATAgccatttgacaaaaaatcatctccaaccgagggggccAAAGGGGCAtaagccaaacataatttattactttaattgaattaagatagttaattaaattaaattaccatattaaaataagattttcgAACATATTGAAAGATTATTGAAAGAGGTggtcatttgaaaattattgaaaaaaaaattaaaggaaagattattggaagagaATATAAtgtgaaaaattgaaataaaatgaggtaagataataTGAAATGATGAAAACTATGTGAGAAATAgtctatgaattttttttattattattttttaaaattcatcCAACGAAAAAAAAAAGCGGGCTGGGCTCATTGGACGAGCGGGCTAGCTGGCTGGAAATGGCCAACCTGGTGGCCTAATTTGGTGGTTTTGGACCATGGTGCCCACAAACTCTTTGACCTAGCCCTCAGTTTGAGACaattttcgtgtcatttcaaGTTATTTTTAGCCCAATGGCTCTTTGACCGGGTCGGTTGTGGATGGCGTTCCGAACCACAAACCAAGCTCCACCTCATGAATACTTAACTAATTTGATGCATtacttttgtttcctttctcaaTTTGAAGGCCCGAAcaagaaacaaagcaacacTAGACAAAGACAACTGCtgtataatatttgttttagaAACTCAAAAGCTTCGATTTTTTTGTCGTGCTCTTTAACTTCCTCTTTTACTGTTATGCAAGAGAAAACAAGAGAGATTTAATATGAGTAAAGGGATACTTTACTTCTTGAGATACAAGTTTATTGTTATAGTCTAGCAAGGTTTCTTCTAAGGATCTTGGCTTTCTTTATCTGTAAAGAAGttgggtttttggttgtttaattaatttctacCAAAATTGCAAGATAAAAAGGAATACAAAGGAGAAGACacacgcgcgcgcacacacacacatatatatatatgatttttttttttttttaagatgatAACATATTCCTGGATAGAACTGAGAAGATGTATAAACCGGCAAAAAGTTTATTTATCTTAGGAAAGTAACAGTATTTCCATAATCACTTTCAGGTTATTACAACTTTGACGTcgaaaataagaaaatttagGGAATGTGGTTTTCTTATCAGTTAGGGTTTCTACAATACATATCGAATTCTTTACCTAAGTAAGTTTTTATCTGTCAGATTAGTCAGGAAGACTCACTGTCACATTAAATGAAAGGTaagaaaaactgaaaacaaaatatCGGAGTTGACTGCTGGTAGGATGAATTTGCAGTTAAATTTCATTGAAAACATTAAACTTGACAAGGATTACCAGAACCATACAGTTATCACATAACAAGAACGCAAGGGAAACGAAAAACTTGAAACAAAAGTTGACAAACAAACAACCAACGACATAAGAAAACAGACTGCAGACTTTTATTTTGACCATTTTTTAGTACCCTCAAAACTAATTGGCAAGTTAGTTAATCACCATAAGTGGTAATGCTGTCCATAATCTTGGCCACCACCTCCTTCGAATCCCTCAgtttttttatgcttttgttAAGCTTCTCACGCTTTACTGCCACTGCCGGCGACTCCTCCAACATCCTCTCAATTCCCCCACCGTAAGGTCCCATCAACTCATTCACAATCTCAGCTTCCATCTCTTTGTTCACAAGGTTGAAAACAGACAGCTGCAAGTGCAATGCCATGGAGTCCACAAGCCTCCTCAAAACAACCTTCCAATAGGCAATCATTCTCATTTTAAGGTCATAAGCTTGAGCTAACACATGCGGGTACATCCTCAGAACACCGACTTCCACTTCCCCGATACCTTCTATATCTATGATAGAAGGTTTCTTCTCATCAGTTAAGACTCCATCAATGAATTCGTTTTGACTAGCCATCAACTTGTTCCATTCGGAAACATAATCACCATCACATGTATAATCTGTCAGCTTTTCCATCTCTACAAGCTCCAGCATCCACTTGATTGACCTCTCCTTCATCTTGGCCATTAGACTATGGCCGGCACGCCTTGCTGACAGCTGCAGCTGATGATAGTTATCCGTATAATGCATCAACACAGAAATAACCACCTCTTCAATGTAGTTCCACACTTTTTCCTCAAATGCAATCGGAATACTCGAAATTTCATTCACTTTTCCCTGCAAGATAATGAGGAAAGCATTGCGTGGAAGGAAGTTCGGAAGTGAAATACCTTTGGCCTCCTCCAAGATCTTGATCTCCTCCATCAAGAAGTTGCTCTTTGCATCAGTTTCAGCACATCTGTGAAGTTCATCTGAGTACTGGTTGAGCATCTCAACCAATCTAGCAGTGCAGTGCATGCGATTGTCTTCCGCGTACTCCTCAAATTCTCCTCTCAAAAGAATCTTCCTAAGCGATTCCTTAGCCAAGCCAATGATTTGCATAAAGGCCGTCATGGCTTCGGCAACAGATGAAAGACTCTTTGGCATTTTGTTCAGCTCCGTAATGCAGAAGTTCAGCCTGTTATTGATCTTCTTCACTATCTCGGGTATATTTCTTGCTATGCTGTTTGCTTGAATTTGGACCAGCTTCTGTGCTAAAACTGGAATACCGACAATGGACTTGTCAATCTTCGAAAGCAGGGGATGGGTTTGAAATAGTTCATGAGCCATTGCCGCTGCGTCCTCATAAGTTTCGTCACCAATCCTGTTCCTTACACAGACATAACCAAGACCAATGTTTACATCATCTCCAGTGACCTTCTCAAGTAGTCCTTCCGGTGCCTTGTCCACTTTCGTAACCACAGCGAGCGTCCTCTCACCAGTTTTATCTACACTTTGTGACATCCGGATTGACTCACACGTAGTAAAATCCACCGTAGCAGACAATACATTCAGAATAATGCTTTCCTCCGGCTTAATATACTCCATGATCATATCTTTGATCTGATCATAAATATTTTCAGGTTGGCCATGGACCGGAACCCTTGTGATTCCCGGAAGATCAACCATAGTCAGATCCGGAACCCCATTCTTCTTCACCAACAAAGTAAGTGGCGTGTTCGAAATTCCCTTACCTCCCCCCGCAATAGAATTAGTAGCTTTCACAATATCTTTGGCGATATTGTCTTCATCAGTACGATCAACTCTGCCATTGTACTCCAAGGAAAGTTCAGGCTGAGGACTCGAGTGGTGTTCCAGCCTCATAATAAGAGGCACTCTCGTGCAGATGCCTTGGCCCCGAGGTAGGCTGATGCCGGCCAAGGATTCGAGCACGCTAGACTTCCCTGATGACTGGTCTCCGACCACCACAATCGTTGGCAGCTGAATGCCTTCATCCATCACCTTCAAGCTGCGTAACTTGTCTACCGCATCCAGAAGAGGGCGGATCTTGTCGTTATAGGATGACACAATGGGTGCGCATTTGAGAGGTACTGCGTCTAGTCCTGCCTGAACCATTGCGAGGGAGCCTTCACCGTTTAAAACTGTGTAACTCGATTCCATTTGCCTTCGTGCTTCCTTTTCTGAATTATAGCAAGTCAAAACAATGGTGAAAAATCTGGAGGGAAACCGAGATTgtagagagatgagagagaattCGAAGATGGAGTAAAATGTT includes the following:
- the LOC126600103 gene encoding dynamin-related protein 4C-like isoform X1 gives rise to the protein MESSYTVLNGEGSLAMVQVELDAVPLKCAPIVSSYNDKIRPLLDAVDKLRSLMVMDEGIQLPTIVVVGDQSSGKSSVLESLAGISLPRGQGICTRVPLIMRLEHHSSPQPELSLEYNGRVDRTDEDNIAKDIVKATNSIAGGGKGISNTPLTLLVKKNGVPDLTMVDLPGITRVPVHGQPENIYDQIKDMIMEYIKPEESIILNVLSATVDFTTCESIRMSQSVDKTGERTLAVVTKVDKAPEGLLEKVTGDDVNIGLGYVCVRNRIGDETYEDAAAMAHELFQTHPLLSKIDKSIVGIPVLAQKLVQIQANSIARNIPEIVKKINNRLNFCITELNKMPKSLSSVAEAMTAFMQIIGLAKESLRKILLRGEFEEYAEDNRMHCTARLVEMLNQYSDELHRCAETDAKSNFLMEEIKILEEAKGISLPNFLPRNAFLIILQGKVNEISSIPIAFEEKVWNYIEEVVISVLMHYTDNYHQLQLSARRAGHSLMAKMKERSIKWMLELVEMEKLTDYTCDGDYVSEWNKLMASQNEFIDGVLTDEKKPSIIDIEGIGEVEVGVLRMYPHVLAQAYDLKMRMIAYWKVVLRRLVDSMALHLQLSVFNLVNKEMEAEIVNELMGPYGGGIERMLEESPAVAVKREKLNKSIKKLRDSKEVVAKIMDSITTYGD
- the LOC126600343 gene encoding dynamin-related protein 4C-like, with product MESSYTGLDGEGPLAMVQVELEAVPLKCAPIVSSYNDKIRPLLDTVDKLRSLMVMDEGIQLPTIVVVGDQSSGKSSVLESLAGISLPRGQGICTRVPLIMRLEHHSSPQPELSLEYNGRVDRTDEDNIAKDIVKATNSIAGEGKGISNTPLTLLVKKNGVPDLTMVDLPGITRVPVHGQPENIYDQIKDMVMEYIKPEESIILNVLSATVDFTTCESIRMSQSVDKTGERTLAVVTKVDKAPEGLLEKATGDDVNIGLGYVCVRNRIGDETYEEAGAMAHELFQTHPLLSKIDKSIVGIPVLAQKLVQIQANSIARNISEIVKKINDRLNFCIMELNKMPKNLSSVEAMTAFIQIIGLAKESLRKILLRGEFEEYAEDNRMHCTARLVEMLNQYSDELHRCPEIDAKSNFLMEEIKILEESKGISLPNFRPHNAFLIILQGKVNEISSIPIAFVEKVWSYIEEVVISVLMHYTENYHQLQLSARRAGHNLMAKMKERSIKWMLELVEMEKLTDYTCDGDYVSEWNKLMASQNEFIGVLTDEKKPSIIDIEGIGEVEVGVQRMYPHVLAQAYDLKMRMIAYWKVVLRRLVDSMALHLQLFVFNLVNKEMEAEIVNELMGPCGGGIERMLEESPAVAVKREKLNKSIKKLRDSKEVVAKIMDSIITYGD